A region of Oncorhynchus masou masou isolate Uvic2021 chromosome 29, UVic_Omas_1.1, whole genome shotgun sequence DNA encodes the following proteins:
- the LOC135521188 gene encoding RNA-binding protein 25-like, whose product ERPRERERDRERERERPRERERERERPRERPRERERPRERERPRERERPRDRERDRERDRERDRERETEREERDRETERERDRERDRERDRERERERETERERPRERERERERERDRERERDRERERDRERERDRERDRERETERERPRERDRERETERERPRERERPRERERERERDRERDRERDRERERPRERERERERDRERPRETERERDRERERPRDRERERPRERERERETQR is encoded by the exons gagagaccgagagagagagagagagaccgagagagagagagagagagaccgagagagagagagagagagagagagagaccgagagagagaccgagagagagagagagaccgagagagagagagagaccgagagagagagagagaccgagagaccgagagagagaccgagagagagaccgagagagagaccgagagagagagaccgagagaga agagagagaccgagagaccgagagagagagagaccgagagagagaccgagagagagaccgagagagagagagagagagagagaccgagagagagagaccgagagagagagagagagagagagagagagagagagaccgagagagagagagagaccgagagagagagagagaccgagagagagagagagaccgagagagagaccgagagagagagaccgagagagagagaccgagagagagagaccgagagagagagaccgagagagagagaccgagagagagagagagaccgagagagagagagagagagagagagagagaccgagagagagaccgagagagagaccgagagagagagagaccgagagagagagagagagagagagagagagaccgagagagaccgagagagaccgagagagagagagaccgagagagagagagaccgagagaccgagagagagagagaccgagagagagagagagagagagagagacacagaga